Genomic segment of Mycolicibacterium sarraceniae:
GGGTGGTGGGCACTGTCGCGGGTGCTGGGTCGGCTCAGCGGCATCCCGGATGTGCACAAGCTCGAGACACCCGACGAAATTGGGCCGGTAGCACCGGTTCCGGTGCGGCTGGTCGACGCCCGGTTCCGCTATCCCAATGCCACGCACGATGCGCTGAGGCCGCTGAGCCTGACCGTCGACGCGGGGGAGGACGTGGCGATCACCGGTGCGAACGGCTCGGGGAAGACCACGCTGATGCTGCTGCTGTCGGGGCGTGACCCCACCTCCGGCTCGATCGAGCGCCCTGGCGCCGTCGGGCTGGGCCAACTGGGCGGGACGGCGGTCATCCTGCAGCATCCCGAAAGTCAGGTCCTGGGAACGCGAGTCGCCGACGACGTCGTCTGGGGTCTGCCGCCGGGAACAGAAACCGATGTCGCGGAGCTGCTCAGCGAGGTCGGCCTGACGGGTATGGAAGAACGTGACACCGGCGGGTTATCCGGTGGCGAGTTGCAGCGACTGGCGGTGGCTGCGGCACTGGCCCGCCGGCCGTCGCTGCTGATCGCCGACGAGGTCACAAGCATGGTCGACCAGCGCGGGCGGGAGGCGCTGCTCGCGGTGCTGTCCGGGCTCACCGAACGTCACCAGATGGCGTTGGTGCAGATCACTCACTACAACAACGAGGCCGAGGCTGCCGACCGGATCGTCCAACTCAGCGAATCGCAGGACAACACACACTTGGTCGAGAGCACTGCTGCGCCTGCGCCAACGGTGAGCGTCGCGCCCCGCGCGGCGGAGCCGGTGCTGCAGCTCGACCACGTCGGGCACGAATATGCCAGCGGCACACCGTGGGCCAAGCCCGCCCTGAGTGACGTCGCCTTCACCGTCCATGAGGGCGAGGGCCTGCTCATCCACGGTGGCAATGGTTCGGGCAAGTCCACCCTGGCCTGGATCATGGCCGGGCTGACCACACCCACCACGGGCTCCTGCCTGGTGCGCGGGCGCCCTGCGACGGAATGCGTGGGTGAGGTCGCGATCGCGTTCCAAGCCGCTCGGTTGCAGCTGATGCGCGGCCGGGTCGACACCGAAGTTGCTTCGGCTGCCGGGTTTTCCCATCGCGACCGTACTCGGGTGGTCGCCGCGTTGGCGAAGGTCGGCCTGGACGCCTCACTGGCCAGGCGCCGGATCGACCAGCTCTCCGGAGGTCAGATGCGCCGCGTGGTGATCGCCGGGCTACTGGCCCGCTCACCTCAGGCGCTGATCCTCGACGAGCCGTTGGCTGGGCTGGACGCCGCCAGCCAGCGCGGTCTGCTGCGGCTGCTGACCGATCTGCGCCGCAACAGTGGCCTTACGGTCGTGGTGATCTCACACGACTTCGTCGGCCTGGAAGAACTGTGCCCGCGCACCCTGCATCTGCGCGACGGCGTGCTGACCGAGGATCCGTCATGACGACGGCACGCCAACCCCGCCCGGTGGTACTGCTGCGCCCGGTGCCCGGCACCTCAGTGATCCACGAGCTGTGGGCGGGCACCAAAATAATAGTGGTCCTGGCGTTTTCGGCCCTGATGGCGTTTTACCCGGACTGGGTGCCGCTGGCCCTCGTCGCGATCCTCATCGGCATCGCGATTCGGCTGGCACGCATCCCGCGCGGGGTCGTACCGTCGGTGCCCAGGTGGCTGTGGCTTCTGCTGTTGTTGGGTGCGGTCACCGCTACGATCGGCGGCGGCGCTCCGGAAGTGCACCTGGGGTCATACGGCATCGCGTTCGGCGGACTCCTCAAATTCGTCCGCATCACCGTGGTGTCGGTCGTGCTATTGGCGCTGGGCATGTTGGTGTCCTGGACGACGAACGTCGCCGATGTCGCGCCTGCCGTCGCTCGACTCGGCCGGCCGCTGAAGGTGTTACGCATCCCGGTCGACGACTGGGCGGTGGCACTGGCCCTGTCGCTGCGGGCTTTTCCGATGCTGCTCGAGGAATTCCGGTTGCTCCACGCCGCGCGTCGATTGCGTCCGCGGCCGGTGCTGAACAGCCGACGGGCTGGGCGCCGGCGGTGGGCCATCGAGATGGTGGATCTTA
This window contains:
- a CDS encoding ATP-binding cassette domain-containing protein; the encoded protein is MTATRPEAPARQPSGPSVDRRRTGSLSPVEMAQAAVMAALAAALSIISVVVPFAGGLSLLTTVPMGLLGYRYRLRVLVAATFAASVVAFLIAGVSGLMVVVNCAYVGGLAGIMKRRGRGTPTVIAVGLVAGVIFGLFIIAALTVLVRLRTLTFSAMTANFDGVVSVVSHFEPFRPAAQDARHLFGLALQYWPLLLMVYAMFSIMIVTLVGWWALSRVLGRLSGIPDVHKLETPDEIGPVAPVPVRLVDARFRYPNATHDALRPLSLTVDAGEDVAITGANGSGKTTLMLLLSGRDPTSGSIERPGAVGLGQLGGTAVILQHPESQVLGTRVADDVVWGLPPGTETDVAELLSEVGLTGMEERDTGGLSGGELQRLAVAAALARRPSLLIADEVTSMVDQRGREALLAVLSGLTERHQMALVQITHYNNEAEAADRIVQLSESQDNTHLVESTAAPAPTVSVAPRAAEPVLQLDHVGHEYASGTPWAKPALSDVAFTVHEGEGLLIHGGNGSGKSTLAWIMAGLTTPTTGSCLVRGRPATECVGEVAIAFQAARLQLMRGRVDTEVASAAGFSHRDRTRVVAALAKVGLDASLARRRIDQLSGGQMRRVVIAGLLARSPQALILDEPLAGLDAASQRGLLRLLTDLRRNSGLTVVVISHDFVGLEELCPRTLHLRDGVLTEDPS
- a CDS encoding energy-coupling factor transporter transmembrane component T family protein; this encodes MTTARQPRPVVLLRPVPGTSVIHELWAGTKIIVVLAFSALMAFYPDWVPLALVAILIGIAIRLARIPRGVVPSVPRWLWLLLLLGAVTATIGGGAPEVHLGSYGIAFGGLLKFVRITVVSVVLLALGMLVSWTTNVADVAPAVARLGRPLKVLRIPVDDWAVALALSLRAFPMLLEEFRLLHAARRLRPRPVLNSRRAGRRRWAIEMVDLMAAGITVALRRADEMGDAITARGGTGLISAAPSGPRRADWVVLTISAVVCAVSVLLQVTVLAGGGI